A stretch of Malus sylvestris chromosome 11, drMalSylv7.2, whole genome shotgun sequence DNA encodes these proteins:
- the LOC126589546 gene encoding MLO-like protein 6: MAAATSGRSLEQTPTWAVAVVCFVLVLISIIIEHIIELIAKWLKKKHKSALYEALEKIKSELMLLGFISLLLTVGQGPISNICISQKIGNTWHPCGKKQEDKLNKEEDLEYVDETPSRRLLSLFNETGGGSRRVLAAAVTDKCSATGKVPFISADGIHQLHIFIFVLAVFHVLYCILTMALGRAKMGSWKRWEKETRTVEYQFSHDPERFRFARDTSFGRRHMSFWTKTPFLMWIVCFFRQFVRSVPKVDYLTLRHGFIMAHLAPQSHQNFNFQKYINRSLEEDFKVVVGISPPIWFFAVIFILFNTHGWYTYYWLPFIPLIIILLVGTKLQVIITKMGLRIQESGEVVKGLPVVQPGDHLFWLNRPRLILYLINFVLFQNAFQLAFFAWSWYEFSLKSCFHEHTEDVVIRVSMGILIQILCSYVTLPLYALVTQMGSTMKPTIFNERVAAALRNWHHTARKHIKQNKGSVTPMSSRPVTPSHHTSPVHLLRNYRNEVDSFHASPRRSNFEGERWANESPSPSHHLHVDGSSSSYHHHIEMGDVDRERVDVNEQNSVHGKTTITDTSITIMEPAQTQHEINMERSKDFSFDKRQPTQ, translated from the exons ATGGCAGCGGCAACGTCTGGAAGATCGTTAGAGCAAACGCCGACGTGGGCTGTTGCCGTAGTCTGTTTTGTTTTGGTCTTGATTTCAATAATCATTGAACACATAATCGAACTTATAGCAAAG TGGTTAAAGAAGAAACACAAAAGCGCCCTTTACGAAGCACTAGAAAAGATCAAATCAG AGCTTATGTTATTGGGGTTCATATCCTTGCTCTTAACTGTGGGACAAGGACCAATATCAAACATATGCATATCACAGAAAATTGGCAACACTTGGCATCCGTGTGGCAAGAAGCAAGAAGAcaaattgaataaggaagagGATTTGGAGTATGTGGATGAAACCCCGAGCAGGAGACTGCTCTCTCTGTTTAACGAGACGGGCGGTGGCTCACGCCGTGTTCTGGCTGCTGCTGTCACCGACAAATGTTCAGCAACG GGTAAAGTACCTTTTATATCTGCGGATGGTATTCATCAACTGCACATTTTTATCTTCGTGTTGGCTGTTTTCCATGTCCTTTATTGCATCCTCACAATGGCTTTAGGAAGAGCCAAG ATGGGAAGTTGGAAGCGGTGGGAAAAGGAAACAAGAACAGTTGAATATCAATTTTCTCATG ACCCAGAGAGATTCAGGTTTGCAAGGGACACATCTTTTGGGAGGAGGCATATGAGTTTCTGGACCAAAACACCTTTCCTTATGTGGATA GTTTGTTTTTTTAGACAATTTGTAAGGTCCGTTCCCAAAGTGGATTACTTAACCTTGCGGCATGGGTTTATCATG GCACATTTGGCACCCCAAAGCCATCAGAATTTCAATTTCCAAAAATACATAAACAGATCACTTGAAGAGGATTTCAAGGTAGTTGTGGGAATCAG TCCTCCAATTTGGTTCTTTGCGGTGATATTCATACTTTTTAATACTCACG GCTGGTATACTTATTATTGGCTACCGTTCATCCCATTGATT ATCATTCTCTTGGTGGGGACCAAGCTACAGGTGATCATCACGAAAATGGGTCTTCGAATTCAAGAAAGCGGAGAGGTTGTAAAGGGGCTACCTGTGGTTCAACCTGGTGATCATCTCTTTTGGCTCAACCGCCCTCGTCTCATTCTCTACCTCATCAACTTTGTTCTCTTTCAG AATGCCTTCCAGCTTGCTTTCTTTGCATGGAGTTGG TATGAATTTAGCTTGAAATCTTGTTTTCACGAGCACACTGAGGACGTGGTCATCAGAGTTTCAATGGG GATCCTCATACAGATTCTCTGCAGTTATGTCACTCTACCCCTCTATGCCCTTGTCACACAG ATGGGCTCAACCATGAAACCAACCATATTCAATGAAAGAGTAGCCGCAGCTTTACGCAACTGGCATCACACAGCCAGGAAGCACATAAAGCAGAACAAAGGCTCCGTAACCCCAATGTCTAGCAGACCAGTCACTCCATCCCACCACACGTCCCCCGTCCACCTCCTTCGGAACTATCGGAACGAAGTGGATAGTTTCCATGCATCACCAAGAAGATCAAATTTCGAGGGTGAACGTTGGGCCAACGAATCACCCTCCCCCTCACACCACCTCCATGTAGATGGCAGTTCATCCTCTTACCACCACCATATTGAAATGGGAGATGTAGACCGTGAGAGGGTTGATGTCAATGAACAAAATTCGGTTCATGGGAAAACTACAATAACTGATACTAGTATTACTATCATGGAACCTGCTCAAACACAACACGAAATTAACATGGAGCGGTCGAAAGACTTCTCATTTGACAAGAGGCAACCTACACAATAG
- the LOC126589548 gene encoding protein transport protein Sec61 subunit beta-like, protein MARGSSQSQATSSSATSRPGVMAPRGSAAATAGMRRRRIGGSTSSGSIGGGGGGSGAGNNMLRFYTDDAPGLKITPTVVLVMSLCFIGFVTALHVFGKLYLHRSGGGA, encoded by the coding sequence ATGGCTCGAGGTTCATCTCAGTCGCAAGCGACGTCGTCCTCTGCGACCTCGCGCCCCGGCGTCATGGCTCCGAGGGGCTCGGCTGCCGCGACGGCTGGAATGCGTCGTCGTCGTATTGGAGGCTCCACCAGCTCCGGAAGCATCGGCGGAGGCGGAGGCGGGTCCGGTGCCGGAAACAACATGCTGAGATTCTACACGGACGACGCTCCTGGCTTGAAGATCACCCCGACTGTTGTCCTTGTCATGAGCCTCTGCTTCATCGGCTTCGTCACGGCTCTTCATGTGTTCGGCAAGCTGTACCTCCACCGATCTGGTGGCGGAGCTTGA
- the LOC126589547 gene encoding syntaxin-71-like: MSVIDILSRVDSICKKYDKYDVEKHRDLNPAGEDAFARHYARVDDEIQAAHLKAEKAAMESNRAVAVATYVEIRRTKARLMEELPKLRKLALKKVKGLSPEELEPRSDLVFTLPERIQEIPDGTEAAAKKAGGWGTSASHKNIKFDSSDGNLESEFFQQTEESSQFRKEYEMRKMKQDEGLDIISEGLGTLKDLAHDMHEEMDRQVPLIDEIDTKVDKVTSDIKSNNVRLKENLIKVRSSRNFCIDIILLCIVLGIAFYLYNILR; encoded by the exons ATGAGCGTGATCGACATTCTCTCCCGAGTCGACTCAATATGCAAAAAATACGACAAGTACGACGTCGAGAAGCACCGCGACCTCAATCCCGCCGGAGAAGATGCCTTCGCCCGTCACTACGCCCGCGTCGACGACGAAATCCAAGCCGCTCATCTG AAAGCCGAGAAGGCTGCGATGGAGAGTAATCGGGCTGTGGCGGTTGCGACGTATGTGGAGATTCGTCGGACCAAGGCTCGATTGATGGAGGAACTTCCTAAGCTGCGCAAGTTGGCTCTGAAAAAG GTTAAAGGGCTATCCCCTGAAGAACTAGAACCACGTAGTGACCTGGTTTTTACACTGCCTGAGAGGATTCAGGAGATTCCAGATGGAACAGAAGCTGCAGCCAAAAAAGCTGGGGGTTGGGGAACTTCAGCATCccataaaaatatcaaatttgatTCATCAG ATGGGAACCTTGAAAGTGAATTTTTCCAGCAAACTGAAGAATCGAGTCAATTCAGGAAGGAGTATGAAATGCGGAAAATGAAACAG GATGAAGGTCTAGATATCATCTCTGAAGGATTGGGTACTTTGAAAGATTTGGCCCATGATATGCATGAG GAAATGGATCGACAAGTCCCACTAATTGATGAGATAGATACAAAG GTGGACAAGGTTACATCTGACATAAAAAGTAATAATGTTAGGCTTAAGGAAAATCTAATCAAG GTGAGGTCGAGCCGAAATTTCTGCATTGATATTATTTTGCTTTGTATTGTTCTGGGAATTGCCTTCTATCTATACAA TATACTGCGATGA
- the LOC126590231 gene encoding NAC domain-containing protein 2-like, giving the protein MEKEPAFTTSSTLQLPPGFRFHPSDEELIVHYLRNKMISYPLPAQLITEIDLYKYNPWDLPNKALFGEDEWYFFSPRDRKYPNGDRPNRAAALGYWKAAGGDKPILTSCGSELIGVKKALVFYTGRAPKGVKTEWLMNEYRLLDSTINPSRSKGSMRLDDWVLCRVQQRGNTTKNTCNAQDIYNTESWRCLPKAGPTQPTDPIHRADLITDFLYKDCRLLAFMLAGQAPSPIETNSSASFQGSKDNCEVGSNNKVKSTISISSSGISSTLKRKIREENTKESLFPLINLESKNKYGNVLPSKRLAAGNVVNCYIPNDLQNDIPKANPMVPANFEEFNEMSFLATYF; this is encoded by the exons ATGGAGAAAGAACCCGCATTCACGACTTCTTCAACTCTGCAATTGCCTCCTGGTTTCAGATTCCATCCATCAGACGAAGAACTCATTGTTCATTACTTGCGAAACAAAATGATTTCGTATCCTCTTCCAGCGCAGTTGATCACGGAGATCGATCTGTATAAGTATAATCCGTGGGATCTACCCA ACAAGGCTTTGTTTGGAGAAGATGAGTGGTACTTTTTCAGCCCGAGGGACCGGAAGTATCCGAATGGGGATAGGCCTAATAGAGCAGCAGCTTTGGGTTATTGGAAGGCTGCTGGAGGTGACAAGCCAATTCTCACTTCTTGTGGATCGGAGCTGATAGGAGTGAAGAAGGCTTTAGTCTTTTACACAGGTCGAGCTCCAAAGGGAGTTAAGACTGAGTGGCTCATGAACGAGTATAGACTGCTCGACAGTACGATTAACCCCTCAAGGTCAAAAGGTTCTATGAGA TTGGATGATTGGGTACTATGTCGAGTTCAACAGCGAGGAAACACAACAAAGAACACATGCAACGCTCAAGACATCTACAACACTGAATCTTGGAGGTGCCTACCAAAAGCTGGGCCGACACAGCCTACAGATCCAATCCATCGTGCTGATTTAATCACAGATTTTCTATACAAAGACTGTCGACTATTAGCTTTCATGCTCGCCGGTCAAGCTCCATCACCGATAGAGACCAATTCAAGTGCGAGCTTTCAAGGGAGCAAAGATAACTGTGAAGTCGGTTCAAATAATAAggtaaaatccacaatatcAATTTCTTCTTCGGGCATTAGTTCCACCCTAAAAAGGAAGATTAGAGaagaaaatacaaaagaaagTCTCTTTCCACTGATAAATCTAGAAAGCAAGAACAAATATGGGAATGTTCTGCCTAGCAAGAGACTAGCAGCTGGCAATGTTGTCAACTGCTACATACCAAACGACTTGCAAAATGACATACCTAAAGCAAATCCAATGGTTCCTGCCAACTTTGAGGAGTTTAATGAAATGTCCTTCCTAGCTACGTACTTCTAG